A region from the Desulfitobacterium dehalogenans ATCC 51507 genome encodes:
- the remB gene encoding extracellular matrix regulator RemB translates to MFLHLGGDVLINQEKIIAILDLETAMTNSTSESFLNKIKEKQKINYISEKGKEKSLVIARDGNYFSPISSTTLLKRSSSMIIGEE, encoded by the coding sequence ATGTTTTTACATTTAGGTGGCGATGTACTGATTAATCAGGAAAAGATCATTGCAATTCTGGATTTGGAGACGGCTATGACTAATTCAACCTCAGAAAGTTTCTTAAATAAAATTAAAGAAAAACAAAAAATAAACTATATCTCGGAAAAAGGTAAAGAAAAATCTTTAGTCATTGCCAGGGATGGAAATTATTTTTCCCCTATCTCATCAACCACACTATTAAAACGATCCAGTTCCATGATTATCGGTGAAGAATAG